A single Micromonospora luteifusca DNA region contains:
- the paaE gene encoding 1,2-phenylacetyl-CoA epoxidase subunit PaaE codes for MTVTITRPVRRRPVFRPLSVAAVDRLTDDAVAVTFAVPEDLRETFAFRAGQHLTVRLPGGAGATSSAGADGTDVRRSYSICSTPDDLARHGRLRIGVREIPGGAFSAFACGALRRGDLVEVLPPLGTFTTAFAPDRVRHYGAVVAGSGITPVLALVATALAVEPASTFTLVYGNRTANTVMFAEELADLKDRYPTRLHLVHVLSREQGESALLSGRIDADRLGRLLGTIVPGDVIEEWFLCGPYAMVVDVRDVLTARGMPESAVHTELFHVDAPPEPVRRPVDQAGAGAEVTIVLDGRSSSFTMGREERVLDAALKVRGELPYACKGGVCSTCKAKVVDGAVTMARNYALEPDELAAGYVLTCQSSPTTDRLTIDYDA; via the coding sequence GTGACTGTCACCATCACCCGCCCGGTCCGTCGCCGGCCGGTCTTCCGCCCGTTGTCCGTCGCTGCCGTCGACCGGCTCACCGACGATGCCGTGGCGGTGACCTTCGCCGTACCGGAGGATCTGCGGGAAACCTTCGCGTTCCGGGCGGGCCAACACCTCACCGTGCGTCTTCCCGGCGGAGCCGGGGCCACCAGCTCCGCTGGTGCGGACGGCACGGACGTGCGCCGGTCGTACTCGATCTGCTCCACCCCAGACGACCTGGCCCGGCACGGCCGGCTGCGGATCGGGGTGCGGGAGATTCCCGGCGGTGCCTTCTCGGCGTTTGCGTGTGGGGCACTGCGTCGCGGCGACCTGGTCGAGGTGTTGCCGCCGCTGGGCACCTTCACCACGGCGTTCGCGCCGGACCGGGTGCGGCATTACGGCGCGGTCGTCGCCGGCTCCGGGATCACCCCGGTGCTCGCGCTGGTCGCGACCGCACTGGCCGTCGAGCCGGCCAGCACCTTCACCCTGGTGTACGGCAACCGCACGGCGAACACGGTGATGTTCGCCGAGGAGTTGGCCGATCTGAAGGACCGCTATCCCACCCGGCTGCACCTGGTGCACGTGCTCTCCCGCGAACAGGGCGAGTCAGCGCTGCTCTCCGGGCGGATCGACGCCGATCGGCTGGGCCGGTTGCTGGGCACCATCGTGCCGGGCGACGTGATCGAGGAGTGGTTCCTCTGCGGCCCGTACGCCATGGTGGTCGACGTCCGGGACGTGCTGACCGCACGCGGGATGCCCGAGTCGGCGGTGCACACCGAGCTGTTCCATGTCGACGCGCCGCCGGAGCCGGTGCGCCGCCCGGTCGACCAGGCCGGTGCCGGGGCCGAGGTCACCATCGTGCTGGACGGCCGGTCGTCGAGCTTCACGATGGGCCGCGAGGAGCGGGTGCTGGACGCCGCGTTGAAGGTGCGTGGCGAACTGCCGTACGCCTGCAAGGGCGGTGTCTGCTCGACCTGCAAGGCGAAGGTGGTCGACGGGGCGGTCACGATGGCCCGCAACTACGCCCTGGAGCCCGACGAGTTGGCGGCCGGTTATGTCCTGACCTGCCAGTCCAGCCCCACCACCGACAGGCTCACCATCGACTACGACGCCTGA
- the paaD gene encoding 1,2-phenylacetyl-CoA epoxidase subunit PaaD translates to MTARAAAASVVDPEIRVITIDELGILREVEEDSTTGRVTVTITPTYTGCPAMDVIRADIRRALAVAGHLDAEVRTVYSPPWSTDWISEGGRAKLAAAGIAPPAPVPAAGVVPLTLAVRCPQCGSPETEQVSRFGSTACKALWRCRSCSEPFDHLKAL, encoded by the coding sequence CTGACCGCGCGGGCGGCCGCCGCCAGCGTCGTGGACCCGGAGATCCGGGTGATCACCATCGACGAGCTGGGCATCCTGCGGGAGGTCGAGGAGGACTCGACCACCGGCCGGGTCACCGTCACCATCACCCCGACCTACACCGGCTGCCCGGCCATGGACGTGATCCGGGCCGACATCCGCCGTGCGCTCGCGGTCGCCGGTCACCTCGACGCCGAGGTCCGCACCGTCTACAGCCCACCGTGGAGCACCGACTGGATCTCCGAGGGTGGGCGGGCCAAGCTCGCCGCCGCCGGGATCGCCCCGCCGGCCCCGGTGCCCGCCGCCGGTGTCGTGCCGTTGACCCTCGCGGTCCGCTGCCCGCAGTGCGGCTCACCGGAGACCGAACAGGTCAGCCGGTTCGGTTCCACCGCGTGCAAGGCGCTGTGGCGTTGCCGCTCCTGCTCCGAACCCTTCGACCACCTGAAGGCGCTGTGA